The segment GAACTCGGGTTTGTCAGAGTAAGTGTCCAAGCAGGATTAGAACCTGATATCAGTGCCGCGCAAAAGACATTGGCCGGGTTAGCACAGTCTAGCAAAACGCCCTTTGTGAGGATTATAGACTCCATAGGTGTCGCCAAAATGCCGAAGTATGTGAGAACCCCCTCTCAGCTTACCGATGGCCATTTACGAGAGTTAGCTCATTTAGCAGGTTCCCAGTTCGTGACACTCGATAAAGGAATACCTGGAGCACTGCTCATCTCCTGAGAAGAAAATCCTCCGGAACTTTTTTTTCTCTCTCATTTCGGCATGGTCTCTGATCCCCAGTAATGGTTTGATTCGCATGTGCCGCTCACCATCCCTCACCCCGGATCCAGAACAATTTGCTCCGCCCGACCCATTCCCTATCACCAATCAATAACCCATCTCCCCTTTCTGGATAGGCAGAATAATTTCTGTCTCATACATGATTGATCTGTACGGGGAAATTGCTGCGAGCAACCTGCGCCCATTGCCCGCCCTGTCCGGCAATAACGGCGGCGCGGAAGCGCACGCCCTCCAGTCAAAAAAATCTGTGATCATCTGCGTTAATCTGTGGTTAAAACCTTCTGTGTGTGTCTTTCGGAAGACTGTGGTCTTAACCGTCAGCGAGGATGACGCGGGCGGTATTGAGTCCACTGGCTCCGAAGACCCCGCCGCCGGGATGGGTGCTCGCACCGGTGAGGTAAAGCCCGGGCATGTCCGGCACCCGATAAGCGGAGAGCTCGGGCAAGGGACGCCACATGAACATCTGATCGATACTCATCTCCACATGCATGACATTTGCCCGGATCAGCCCGAGCTTACGCTCGATCTCCAGCGGGGTCTGGATATATCGCCCGATCATTTTCCCGCGCATATTCGGCGCGTATTGGCAAACGAGTTCATAGAGTTTATCCGCTTCACGTTCGGCAATGTCGTCCCAGTTCTCTCCGTTGGAGAGTTCATACGGGTGATACTGGCCCCAGGTAAAAAGGGTGTGTTTACCTTCCGGGGCGAGGGTCGGGTCAATCGCTGAAAAACTCATGGCGACGACACTGGGTTCGCGTGGGGGTAGTCCGAATAAAAAGTCACGGTGACTGGACTTTAAATATTCAGGCGAAGGACACAGGAGCTGCAAGGCACTGTGATAGTCTCTCGGGGTCTTCCCATCCGCTGCCATTTGCGCGGAGTAAATGGGGAGTTCCTCGACAGCATGGCGGACGATCATGCCAAATCCATTCCCCACACGCACTTTGCTGACACGCTTGCGCAATTTATCTGGGGCACCCCGGAGCAATTTGCCAAAGAGCGTCTGGATATGGCAGGCGCTGACGACCTTTTTGCCTTCGTATTCCCCGGCCTTCGTCCCCACCCGCCATCCACCTGCAATTTGCTCTACACTTTCGACTTCGGCATCGAGTTCAATCCGGGCACCATGGGCGAGGAGCATACGTTGTAATGCCTGGGTGAGTGCGCCACTACCACCTTTGGCCCGGGCGGCACCGATCTTGTGCATCATGGCATTCCAGCCGAACATATCGCCGCTGGCGAGTTCGCTCGGGGCCGGGCCGGATTGTGCGGAGAGCCAGAGGAGTGCTGTCTTGAGATGAATATTCTCAAAGAGCTCATCAATGATCTGACCGTAAGGGGCCATCAGCTGGCGCGAGGTATCGAGACTGCTCCAGAGCTTACGTGAACGCCAGTTGCGCAAATTACGTTTAAACATCGTCCAAGCAATCCGTCCGGGGGTCGGCGGCTGGAGGAATGTCTCAAATACTCCCTCATTAAGCTCCATCCAGTGGCGGACAAAATCCCGATAAGCCTCGGCGTCCCGTGGCGCAATTTGCGCGATGGACTGGCAGGTTTTATCGATGTCTTTCCAGAAAGTGATGCCCTGATCGGTCCCTTGGATCGGGTAATACCCCCAAGGATCCATCGGGATGTATTCGAGCCCGTATTTGGTCGAGAGCTCCAGGTCTTTGACCACCGGAGTCGCATGAATCATAATGTGCGCCGAGGAACCGACATCAAATTTATACCCCGGAATAATCTCCTCCGTGCACACTGCCCCGCCGACGATATTGCGCCGTTCCAGTACGAGCACCTTCCGCCCCGCCCGCGCGAGATAACCCGCACAGATCAGGCCGTTATGCCCCGCCCCTATAATGATGACGTCATACATATTGTTTACCCCTAGTTGGTAGAGAGAGAGAGTTTTTAACCACAGATTTTCACAGATTTTTTAAAATTCAGAATAATGAAATGGGAGTTTTTGTTTGAGTTTCCTCAGAAAATACAAACCTTTTGTATTCGAGAGAGTTTGCGCCAAA is part of the Verrucomicrobiota bacterium genome and harbors:
- a CDS encoding NAD(P)/FAD-dependent oxidoreductase codes for the protein MYDVIIIGAGHNGLICAGYLARAGRKVLVLERRNIVGGAVCTEEIIPGYKFDVGSSAHIMIHATPVVKDLELSTKYGLEYIPMDPWGYYPIQGTDQGITFWKDIDKTCQSIAQIAPRDAEAYRDFVRHWMELNEGVFETFLQPPTPGRIAWTMFKRNLRNWRSRKLWSSLDTSRQLMAPYGQIIDELFENIHLKTALLWLSAQSGPAPSELASGDMFGWNAMMHKIGAARAKGGSGALTQALQRMLLAHGARIELDAEVESVEQIAGGWRVGTKAGEYEGKKVVSACHIQTLFGKLLRGAPDKLRKRVSKVRVGNGFGMIVRHAVEELPIYSAQMAADGKTPRDYHSALQLLCPSPEYLKSSHRDFLFGLPPREPSVVAMSFSAIDPTLAPEGKHTLFTWGQYHPYELSNGENWDDIAEREADKLYELVCQYAPNMRGKMIGRYIQTPLEIERKLGLIRANVMHVEMSIDQMFMWRPLPELSAYRVPDMPGLYLTGASTHPGGGVFGASGLNTARVILADG